Within the Erpetoichthys calabaricus chromosome 1, fErpCal1.3, whole genome shotgun sequence genome, the region agcgaatccaggtctcctaactgcgaggcagcagagctacccactgcgccaccgtgccacccatgcaGTAGTCAATTCTGCTAAAAATTAATATATGAATTTTATTCTCTCTGTATACTAAGAACACGTCACATTTTAGCTGGAAAATGCAGATTTTACACAATGATGTAATACGGTAGGCAAAAGACTGTCACAAACTAGTGCTTAGggctttttttgtttcctttgggCATACAAAAACAAGTAGTTATCATTTGTCTATTGCTAAGTATAtgatatgaaaaatattatttagaaTGAAGCAAGATATAGCAGAGTAGCCATCTACATACAACATGAGTCACAGTAGCTAGCATGGATGCTCTGAGTCAGAGCTCACCTCAGAAGACAGGAGCAAGCCTTGGATGGAGCACCAGCCTGTCACATGGCACATACTCAACAAAGCCATCAACACCACAACCTGCATATTCTGATGAATGAAACTGAATTCGGTATAAAATTATAAACGGGCAATGTGGTACAGCAGTCAGGTCTGCAGCTTTTCAAATCTAAGTATTTGGGGTTAAATCCCAGCCCAGTCACTGTTTGGGGGGAGCTTACAAATTATTCCTGTGTTAACGTGAGCTGTTTCCTCCCACCTCCTTAAGCCATTCATTTTAGGTTGACTGGCGATCATAAACTGAAGAAGGAGTGAGTGTACTCTGTAATGGTCTTGCATGCTCATTCATGGTTGGCTCCTGTTCTGTGCTGCCAGAAATGGCACTTTGGCcttgacaaacagacagacagacagacagacagacagacagacagacagacagacagacaggcaggcaggcaggcaggcaggcaggcaggcaggcaggcaggcagatagatagatagatagatagatagatagatagatagatagatagatagatagatagatagatagatagatagatagatagatagatactttattaatcccaaggggaaattcacatactccagcagcagcatactgataaaaaacaatattaaattaaagagtgataaaaatgcaggtataacagacaataactttatacaatgttaacgtttacccccctgggtggaattgaagagtcgcatagtgtgagggaggaacgatctcctcagtctgtcagtggagcaggacagtgacagcagtctatcgctgaagctgctcctctatctggagatgacactgtttagtggatgcagcggATTCTCCATGAAATTACTCAGTCATACACATCTCTTAACACCTATAAATGAAAACAGACATCATTAGTGTGAGTAGGGCTGAAGTGCTCCCCAACCCAATCAAGCCATCATCCCTCACATTTGTTTTGCCAgtatcaatagaaaaaaaatcattgtataGGACATGCACTTTGataaattccttacatttatattcCCAATTGATGACCAAAACAAAAGGTGGTGTGGGGGGCTGGTGTATCTGGGGTAGTGGGATGTAGACCCATAAATACACCAAAggtaaatataatttaaacatctagataaatgcaaaacaaacaagACTACTGATTATTAATTTTTCTCCTTTTAAGTATAACCTACTAGTTAAGTTGTCAGAAGAAGACAGGGATTTTTCTATATTCACAAATTCACACAAATTACTACATATAATTACATTACTTTGAATTATCTTGTTCCTGCTATATTTTATAGAAGAAATAGCTGATTTGTAAAACAATACTGATATAAATGACAGAAAGCTGCTCTATTTTTAGTCAGTGAGTTAAAGCCATATAatgtcatatatttaaaaataatattagcaaTGTGTTTTCCTATCTTTCACCCATATCTTGTTTTTCTTCCTTTACTTTTTGAGGGAGTTTGAGTCAGGGATCTAAAAGTTTAACTTGCCAACAACTGAATGAAATTAAGATCATTATACTAACCAAGATATTGGGGTTCaccttctttctctgtctttccttTCACTAGATCACGGGGCCCTGTTAATTTAGATCCCCATGCACTCAGCAGAGGAGCTTCCAGGTTGCATTATGACAACACCAgagaagcagcaggaggaggaggaagaggtggaatatgggagaggaaatgaggaagAAAACTGTGGTACACCGGTTGAGGAACTCACTTTCAAAGAACTAAGCTGTATGGATTCACAGGTTGAAGAGCTCTCCTCCAAAGAACTAAGCTGTATGGATGCACAGGTTGAAGAGCTCTCCTCCAAAGAATTAAGCTGTACGGACGATGAAAAGTATGCCAATAAACCCGTCGATGGTAACACTGAAAGCATGTACGATACTTCCGACACGGAATGTGTCATCTGCTTCTGTTCCTATGATAATGTCTTCAAAGCTCCAAAGGTTTTAACTTGCAATCACACTTTCTGCCTGGAATGCCTAGCTCGAATCAACGTATCTCATGAAAAAGGCACTACTTTGGTCTGTCCTGTATGTCGCCTAGAAACCCAGCTACCAGGAGCAAATGGTCTACCAACTCTACAGAACAACCAGGAAATCTTCAGGCAGCTGCCTCCAGATATGCAGGATGCTATGTCAGTTCGATTTAACCGAAAAAAAGGACGGCTGTGGGTAAAGAGGAAGGTGGACCCAGCTTCATTTATTAAACCTGTTAAGGTCAACAGCGTCAGCCTCTCACTTGATGTTGGCCGGCCACCTTCTCAGGTCAGAAGCAGGACAATGAGGGTGCTGAGATCAAACTGGTGTTATTGTTtagccatttttattttctcccttGTTGCAGTGATGCTGGTGTTTGCTGGTATCTACATCTTTGTAGTCATGCCAGGTTTCACAGGTTCTAGCGgcaatgaaaacaacaacaactccaCAGCATGGACACCACATAAAAATAACAGTAGATCCTGTGGCAACATTGATTGTAATTAGTGTACCAATCTAGCAACCCTGGTGGAGATCCTGGACCTGATGCAGATCAAGAGATTAtcccataaaagaaaaaaaaaaaagggttcagAAAAAACTCAGAAGATAAACCAGGGACTTGTACACCAAGGATTTATGAAGTTAACACATAAACATAAGGACTAGTGACCCCTGTTGTCCCACACTCACTGGGTTACTTTAGTATGCAAATAAAAAGACCTTTGATCAAGCAGCTATTGCTGTTGCTACTAAAATGAAGTCCAAGAAAAATTTTGCCTTCAAGTTTCTTGGcatatccagaatccagacatggCATCTAAATTAGAAGTGAAACGTCTTCTGGTTCTTCCTCAGATTGGACAATTTATATTCTGTTTCGTCTAAACTGTTGGTATGAGTTTAGAGGAAGAGCATtggataaaatatatatatatatatatatatatatatatatat harbors:
- the rnf183 gene encoding E3 ubiquitin-protein ligase RNF183 isoform X2 yields the protein MHSAEELPGCIMTTPEKQQEEEEEVEYGRGNEEENCGTPVEELTFKELSCMDSQVEELSSKELSCTDDEKYANKPVDGNTESMYDTSDTECVICFCSYDNVFKAPKVLTCNHTFCLECLARINVSHEKGTTLVCPVCRLETQLPGANGLPTLQNNQEIFRQLPPDMQDAMSVRFNRKKGRLWVKRKVDPASFIKPVKVNSVSLSLDVGRPPSQVRSRTMRVLRSNWCYCLAIFIFSLVAVMLVFAGIYIFVVMPGFTGSSGNENNNNSTAWTPHKNNSRSCGNIDCN
- the rnf183 gene encoding E3 ubiquitin-protein ligase RNF183 isoform X1, encoding MHSAEELPGCIMTTPEKQQEEEEEVEYGRGNEEENCGTPVEELTFKELSCMDSQVEELSSKELSCMDAQVEELSSKELSCTDDEKYANKPVDGNTESMYDTSDTECVICFCSYDNVFKAPKVLTCNHTFCLECLARINVSHEKGTTLVCPVCRLETQLPGANGLPTLQNNQEIFRQLPPDMQDAMSVRFNRKKGRLWVKRKVDPASFIKPVKVNSVSLSLDVGRPPSQVRSRTMRVLRSNWCYCLAIFIFSLVAVMLVFAGIYIFVVMPGFTGSSGNENNNNSTAWTPHKNNSRSCGNIDCN